In Homo sapiens chromosome 14 genomic scaffold, GRCh38.p14 alternate locus group ALT_REF_LOCI_1 HSCHR14_7_CTG1, a single window of DNA contains:
- the IFI27L1 gene encoding interferon alpha-inducible protein 27-like protein 1 precursor, with protein MGKESGWDSGRAAVAAVVGGVVAVGTVLVALSAMGFTSVGIAASSIAAKMMSTAAIANGGGVAAGSLVAILQSVGAAGLSVTSKVIGGFAGTALGAWLGSPPSS; from the exons ATGGGAAAGGAGAGTGGATGGGACTCAG GCAGGGCTGCTGTAGCAGCTGTGGTCGGAGGAG TTGTGGCTGTGGGGACTGTGCTCGTGGCGCTCAGTGCCATGGGCTTCACCTCAGTAGGAATCGCCGCATCCTCCATAGCAGCCAAGATGATGTCTACAGCAGCCATTGCCAACGGGGGCGGAGTTGCTGCTGGCAGTCTGGTGGCTATTCTGCAGTCAGTGG GGGCAGCTGGACTCTCTGTGACATCTAAAGTTATCGGGGGCTTTGCTGGGACAGCTCTTGGGGCCTGGCTGGGTTCACCCCCTTCCAGCTGA
- the IFI27 gene encoding interferon alpha-inducible protein 27, mitochondrial isoform X1, whose product MGSASVGVELLKRPGITPFGNTSKLKTVRSASHSQELSFFGQDCYSCDWRSCGHGGCAHGAQCHGLHCGGNRLVLHSSQDDVRGGHCQWGWSCLGQPCGYSAVTGSNWTLRIDQVHPGLHWVCHCGCHCEVLLAPCPSPCREENHARGEGTQPS is encoded by the exons AT GGGCAGTGCTTCAGTCGGGGTGGAGCTGCTTAAAAGGCCTGGGATCACACCCTTTGGGAACACATCCAAGCTTAAGACGGTGAGGTCAGCTTCACATTCTCAGGAACTCTCCTTCTTTGG CCAGGATTGCTACAGTTGTGATTGGAGGAG TTGTGGCCATGGCGGCTGTGCCCATGGTGCTCAGTGCCATGGGCTTCACTGCGGCGGGAATCGCCTCGTCCTCCATAGCAGCCAAGATGATGTCCGCGGCGGCCATTGCCAATGGGGGTGGAGTTGCCTCGGGCAGCCTTGTGGCTACTCTGCAGTCACTGG GAGCAACTGGACTCTCCGGATTGACCAAGTTCATCCTGGGCTCCATTGGGTCTGCCATTGCGGCTGTCATTGCGAGGTTCTACTAGCTCCCTGCCCCTCGCCCTGCAGAGAAGAGAACCATGCCAGGGGAGAAGGCACCCAGCCATCCTGA
- the IFI27 gene encoding interferon alpha-inducible protein 27, mitochondrial isoform 1 (isoform 1 is encoded by transcript variant 5) produces the protein MEASALTSSAVTSVAKVVRVASGSAVVLPLARIATVVIGGVVAMAAVPMVLSAMGFTAAGIASSSIAAKMMSAAAIANGGGVASGSLVATLQSLGATGLSGLTKFILGSIGSAIAAVIARFY, from the exons ATGGAGGCCTCTGCTCTCACCTCATCAGCAGTGACCAGTGTGGCCAAAGTGGTCAGGGTGGCCTCTGGCTCTGCCGTAGTTTTGCCCCTGG CCAGGATTGCTACAGTTGTGATTGGAGGAG TTGTGGCCATGGCGGCTGTGCCCATGGTGCTCAGTGCCATGGGCTTCACTGCGGCGGGAATCGCCTCGTCCTCCATAGCAGCCAAGATGATGTCCGCGGCGGCCATTGCCAATGGGGGTGGAGTTGCCTCGGGCAGCCTTGTGGCTACTCTGCAGTCACTGG GAGCAACTGGACTCTCCGGATTGACCAAGTTCATCCTGGGCTCCATTGGGTCTGCCATTGCGGCTGTCATTGCGAGGTTCTACTAG
- the IFI27 gene encoding interferon alpha-inducible protein 27, mitochondrial isoform 3 (isoform 3 is encoded by transcript variant 8): MAAVPMVLSAMGFTAAGIASSSIAAKMMSAAAIANGGGVASGSLVATLQSLGATGLSGLTKFILGSIGSAIAAVIARFY, translated from the exons ATGGCGGCTGTGCCCATGGTGCTCAGTGCCATGGGCTTCACTGCGGCGGGAATCGCCTCGTCCTCCATAGCAGCCAAGATGATGTCCGCGGCGGCCATTGCCAATGGGGGTGGAGTTGCCTCGGGCAGCCTTGTGGCTACTCTGCAGTCACTGG GAGCAACTGGACTCTCCGGATTGACCAAGTTCATCCTGGGCTCCATTGGGTCTGCCATTGCGGCTGTCATTGCGAGGTTCTACTAG
- the IFI27L2 gene encoding interferon alpha-inducible protein 27-like protein 2 precursor: MMKRAAAAAVGGALAVGAVPVVLSAMGFTGAGIAASSIAAKMMSAAAIANGGGVSAGSLVATLQSVGAAGLSTSSNILLASVGSVLGACLGNSPSSSLPAEPEAKEDEARENVPQGEPPKPPLKSEKHEE, encoded by the exons ATGATGA AACGGGCAGCTGCTGCTGCAGTGGGAGGAG CCCTGGCAGTGGGGGCTGTGCCCGTGGTGCTCAGTGCCATGGGCTTCACTGGGGCAGGAATCGCCGCGTCCTCCATAGCAGCCAAGATGATGTCCGCAGCAGCCATTGCCAACGGGGGTGGTGTTTCTGCGGGGAGCCTGGTGGCTACTCTGCAGTCCGTGG GGGCAGCTGGACTCTCCACATCATCCAACATCCTCCTGGCCTCTGTTGGGTCAGTGTTGGGGGCCTGCTTGGGGAATTCACCTTCTTCTTCTCTCCCAGCTGAACCCGAGGCTAAAGaagatgaggcaagagaaaatgtACCCCAAGGTGAACCTCCAAAACCCCCACTCAAGTCAGAGAAACATGAGGAATAA